In one Pseudomonas purpurea genomic region, the following are encoded:
- a CDS encoding DUF1090 domain-containing protein, with the protein MKFLSPLALLTLCSVMAAPLMAAEPAPELTGCAAKRQSISAQIEQAKAHGNAEQQAGLEKALSEVTAHCTDASLKKERENNVLDAKHEVSRRQTDLEKAMKKGDAEKINKRKDKLAESRKELQQALDELDK; encoded by the coding sequence ATGAAATTTCTTTCACCGCTCGCCCTGCTGACCCTGTGCAGCGTCATGGCTGCACCGCTGATGGCCGCTGAACCTGCCCCGGAGCTCACCGGTTGCGCCGCCAAGCGCCAGTCCATCAGCGCCCAGATCGAACAAGCCAAGGCCCACGGCAACGCCGAACAACAGGCAGGCCTGGAAAAAGCCCTGAGCGAAGTCACCGCCCATTGCACCGACGCCTCCCTGAAGAAAGAACGCGAGAACAACGTTCTGGATGCCAAGCACGAAGTCAGCCGCCGTCAGACCGACCTCGAAAAGGCCATGAAAAAGGGCGATGCCGAGAAGATCAACAAACGCAAAGACAAACTCGCCGAGTCCCGCAAGGAGTTGCAGCAGGCGCTGGACGAGTTGGATAAGTAA
- a CDS encoding cytochrome c: MTLKRLSVVLLACLTLSACGGVDPNSPLGQRKAIFKQMLKTGEDLGGMLRGRIPFDGARFAEGAVKLDALSREPWKHFPQIREEDHTSAKDDVWQQQARFQEMARTLEAATGELVIASQVQPYKASNLGPAVQKVEDACSACHKQFRDH; the protein is encoded by the coding sequence ATGACTCTTAAAAGACTTTCTGTTGTATTGCTGGCCTGCCTGACACTGTCCGCCTGTGGCGGCGTCGATCCAAACTCGCCGCTGGGTCAGCGCAAGGCGATTTTCAAGCAAATGCTCAAGACCGGCGAAGACCTGGGCGGCATGTTGCGCGGCCGGATCCCGTTTGATGGCGCCCGTTTTGCCGAAGGTGCGGTCAAGCTTGATGCCTTGTCTCGTGAGCCGTGGAAGCATTTCCCACAGATTCGTGAAGAAGACCATACCAGCGCCAAGGACGATGTCTGGCAGCAGCAGGCACGCTTTCAGGAAATGGCCCGCACCCTGGAAGCGGCCACCGGTGAGCTGGTGATCGCCAGCCAGGTTCAGCCGTACAAGGCCAGTAACCTGGGGCCTGCCGTGCAGAAAGTCGAAGACGCGTGCAGTGCGTGCCATAAACAGTTTCGGGATCATTGA
- a CDS encoding murein transglycosylase A, translating to MNSRFKAWRPSLTWTLPLVALLAGCNGGDNTQPQPQTHAIATYASATWENLPAVADNDLLAGFGSWRSACTRLKADPVWGATCAAAANVPLSAGEVRGFLKDNLQVYGLRSSGGNANGLITGYYEPVYPGSLTQTKAATVPVYGVPDDMIIVALDSIYPELKGKRLRGRLEGRVLKPYDDAATIETNGVKAPVMAWLTDPMDLQFLQIQGSGRIQLENGRQLRIAYADQNGHPYRPIGRWLVDQGELKKEDVTMGAISAWAKAHPTRIPELLGSNPSYVFFTRNPDSNEGPRGSLNVPLTSGYSVAVDRKVIPLGSLLWLSTTRPDGSALVRPVAAQDTGGAITGEVRADLFWGTGDAAGQLAGDMKQQGQIWMLWPKGAALPQLPQVADAVKTNP from the coding sequence ATGAACAGCCGTTTCAAGGCCTGGCGCCCGAGCCTGACCTGGACCCTGCCACTTGTTGCCCTGCTCGCTGGCTGCAACGGGGGCGACAACACACAGCCGCAGCCGCAGACCCATGCCATCGCCACCTATGCCAGCGCGACCTGGGAAAATCTGCCGGCTGTGGCCGACAACGACCTGCTGGCTGGTTTCGGCTCCTGGCGCAGCGCCTGCACCCGACTCAAGGCCGACCCGGTCTGGGGCGCTACCTGCGCGGCAGCCGCCAATGTGCCGCTGAGCGCTGGCGAAGTGCGCGGGTTTCTCAAGGACAATCTTCAGGTCTATGGCCTGCGGTCTTCAGGTGGCAATGCCAATGGCCTGATCACCGGTTACTACGAACCGGTCTACCCCGGCAGCCTCACGCAGACCAAAGCGGCAACCGTGCCGGTGTATGGCGTGCCCGATGACATGATCATCGTCGCGCTGGACAGTATTTACCCGGAGCTCAAGGGCAAACGCCTGCGTGGCCGACTCGAAGGTCGCGTACTCAAACCCTACGACGACGCTGCCACCATCGAAACCAACGGGGTCAAGGCACCGGTGATGGCCTGGTTGACAGACCCGATGGACCTGCAATTTCTGCAAATCCAGGGCTCGGGGCGCATTCAACTGGAAAACGGTCGGCAACTGCGCATTGCTTATGCGGACCAGAACGGTCACCCGTACCGTCCTATTGGCCGCTGGCTGGTGGATCAGGGCGAGTTGAAAAAGGAAGACGTGACCATGGGCGCTATCAGCGCCTGGGCCAAGGCTCACCCGACGCGCATCCCCGAACTGCTGGGCAGCAACCCGAGCTACGTGTTCTTCACCCGTAACCCCGACAGCAACGAAGGCCCGCGCGGCTCGCTCAACGTCCCGCTGACCTCCGGCTACAGCGTGGCCGTAGATCGCAAGGTGATTCCGCTGGGCAGCCTGTTGTGGCTGTCCACCACACGCCCCGACGGCAGCGCACTGGTTCGTCCGGTGGCCGCGCAGGACACGGGCGGCGCAATCACCGGCGAAGTTCGCGCCGACCTGTTCTGGGGCACCGGCGATGCTGCCGGGCAACTGGCGGGTGACATGAAGCAGCAAGGGCAGATCTGGATGCTATGGCCAAAAGGCGCGGCATTGCCGCAACTGCCGCAGGTGGCGGATGCGGTGAAGACTAATCCTTGA
- a CDS encoding MAPEG family protein encodes MTVALWCVMIAIFLPYLCTATAKIGGKFGLRDNHDPRDFLESLDGFARRAHLAQMNSFEVTPAFAAAVIVAHLAGNAELVTINVLSVLFITSRLLYIICYLADWAMLRSLVWFVGMGLVASFFFVSI; translated from the coding sequence ATGACTGTTGCCCTGTGGTGCGTAATGATCGCGATCTTCTTGCCGTACCTGTGCACGGCCACCGCCAAGATCGGGGGTAAGTTCGGGCTTCGGGATAATCATGATCCGCGAGATTTCCTTGAGTCTCTCGACGGGTTTGCCAGGCGTGCGCACTTGGCCCAGATGAACAGCTTTGAAGTGACCCCGGCGTTTGCCGCTGCGGTCATCGTCGCGCATCTGGCCGGCAATGCCGAGTTGGTGACGATCAACGTGCTGTCGGTGCTGTTCATCACCAGTCGCCTGCTTTACATCATCTGCTACCTGGCGGACTGGGCGATGTTGCGGTCGCTGGTGTGGTTTGTCGGCATGGGGCTGGTTGCCAGTTTCTTTTTTGTGTCGATCTGA
- a CDS encoding EamA family transporter, protein MLATVLVLVAALLHAAWNTLIKFSAERLLVVACMDSVAMLFVVLMLGFVELPPLEIWPWILASAAFELLYRYLLIQAYRVGDLGLVYPLMRGLSPLVVLALTLIFAGEVLTTQQILGILLIPLGMLCLLWQGGGGERLPWSMLPVVALIGLCIGCYTFIDGQALRRWSHPIDYLVWVTLLSAWPFPLLALVRKRPAFMRFWREQWRLGLSVGFCVLFSYALVLWAMQIGSIAEAAALREISVILVVLFGMRYLKEPFGRPRLLACGLVLVGMLVMKF, encoded by the coding sequence GTGCTTGCGACGGTTCTGGTGTTGGTGGCGGCGTTGTTGCACGCGGCGTGGAATACGCTGATCAAGTTCAGCGCCGAGCGGTTGCTGGTGGTGGCCTGCATGGACAGCGTGGCGATGCTGTTTGTCGTGCTGATGCTGGGTTTCGTCGAGCTGCCGCCCCTGGAGATCTGGCCATGGATTCTGGCCTCGGCGGCGTTCGAGTTGCTCTATCGTTACCTGTTGATCCAGGCCTACCGTGTCGGCGACCTGGGGTTGGTCTATCCGCTGATGCGCGGCCTGTCTCCCTTGGTGGTGTTGGCATTGACGCTGATCTTTGCCGGTGAAGTGCTGACGACTCAGCAGATCCTCGGCATTTTGTTGATCCCGCTCGGCATGCTGTGCCTGCTCTGGCAGGGCGGCGGCGGGGAGCGCTTGCCGTGGTCGATGTTGCCGGTGGTGGCACTGATCGGCTTGTGCATCGGCTGCTACACCTTCATCGACGGCCAGGCGTTGCGACGCTGGTCGCACCCGATCGATTACCTGGTCTGGGTCACGCTGCTCAGTGCCTGGCCCTTCCCGCTGCTGGCACTGGTGCGCAAGCGGCCGGCGTTCATGCGGTTCTGGCGCGAGCAGTGGCGGCTGGGATTGAGCGTCGGATTCTGCGTGTTGTTCAGCTACGCTCTGGTGCTCTGGGCCATGCAAATCGGGTCGATTGCCGAAGCGGCGGCGTTGCGCGAAATCAGCGTGATTCTGGTGGTGTTGTTCGGCATGCGTTATCTGAAAGAACCTTTCGGCAGGCCACGGCTCTTAGCCTGTGGGCTGGTGCTGGTTGGCATGCTCGTGATGAAGTTCTGA
- a CDS encoding CesT family type III secretion system chaperone: MTLKNWLDQWDLALPSEDQHTCRLRIGEGPELLLERMPDGWLIALRLGALPKTLLQGVVLQLLQVNSPFSPLAPVRLTADVAGDLVLWVEALEGQAGVETLNAWYGKLLQGHALFSSLTAQGATLSDAPARGGIFV, translated from the coding sequence ATGACTTTAAAGAACTGGCTGGACCAATGGGACCTGGCGTTACCGTCCGAGGATCAGCACACCTGTCGCCTGCGCATTGGCGAGGGACCGGAACTGCTGCTGGAGCGGATGCCGGACGGCTGGTTGATCGCTTTGCGCCTGGGCGCGTTGCCCAAGACCCTGCTTCAAGGCGTGGTGCTGCAGTTGTTGCAGGTCAACAGCCCGTTCTCGCCGCTCGCCCCCGTACGGCTGACGGCTGATGTCGCGGGTGATCTGGTGCTGTGGGTCGAGGCACTTGAAGGGCAGGCGGGTGTTGAGACCTTGAACGCCTGGTACGGCAAGTTGCTACAGGGCCATGCCTTGTTCAGTTCATTGACGGCGCAAGGGGCGACCCTGTCCGATGCACCCGCGCGGGGCGGAATTTTTGTCTGA
- a CDS encoding patatin-like phospholipase family protein, whose product MHIQSSVNPLAGASQPQEITPPKDQQPAKGTLSTDPVGQGLTAALKSTIGIAVSAQLPDIGRASLVKPQPEGASQLIAEGAGQRQVTLRSFENGVTEVQLTRPPLTSLVLSGGGAKGAAYPGAISALENKGALEGIKSISGSSAGAITAALLSSGMNAGSFKSLSDGMDLISLLDSGNSFQKKIQHAVSGYGNLITGGKLGVVGSIIRLLYNILPRLGSEAAPLEKVLRTESSKSVLNQIAAHPEIARQPAVSAISQKLEKGGVVTFGDLAVLSKQIPQIKELNITATAMFEGRPQLVVFNAELTPDMDIARAAHISGSFPIVFKQMGETSHPFQEKGERTFFQDGGVMLNVPVPEMINRQFASSPLRQADNLILKFPEEAAAERGPGAGSLNLKEWLVGAPLGAQAALQERGLAAFEDQTVVVPLKTESGDYSGMLSGTLNFTMPDNVKNELQSLLQDEVGNHLDNRLQAREAHTFATMEGALLALDDEMLAGVAAQDPVRTADVVQFRRAAAEALSELTVAIVSADEMKLTGDMNSAFARLDALASTPDRQAWMTNTLNNTDNVDHQRLLGALRNTPVESPVLKAAVDEMRKRDVAVIADNIRKEVILPSLYRVGQPDSNVALLRRVEHSLMRAATPAQINQALDDLADNYGARNKPWSKPVSSTTIEMAKAWRITE is encoded by the coding sequence ATGCACATTCAGTCGTCAGTCAACCCGCTTGCCGGTGCCAGCCAGCCGCAGGAAATCACCCCGCCGAAGGATCAACAACCGGCCAAGGGCACGTTGTCCACGGACCCTGTGGGTCAGGGTTTGACGGCGGCGCTCAAGAGCACGATCGGCATTGCGGTCAGCGCGCAACTGCCGGACATCGGCCGTGCAAGCCTAGTGAAACCGCAGCCCGAAGGCGCGTCGCAACTGATCGCCGAAGGGGCGGGACAGCGGCAAGTCACACTGCGCAGTTTCGAGAACGGCGTCACCGAGGTGCAACTGACCCGGCCACCCCTGACCAGCCTGGTCCTCAGTGGCGGGGGCGCCAAAGGCGCGGCGTATCCGGGGGCGATTTCGGCGCTTGAAAACAAGGGCGCGCTGGAAGGCATCAAGAGCATTTCCGGCTCTTCTGCCGGGGCCATCACTGCTGCATTGTTGTCGTCCGGCATGAACGCCGGCTCGTTCAAGAGTCTGTCGGACGGCATGGACCTGATTTCCCTGCTCGACAGCGGCAACAGCTTCCAGAAGAAAATCCAGCATGCGGTTTCCGGCTACGGCAACCTGATTACCGGGGGCAAGTTGGGGGTGGTCGGCAGCATCATTCGCTTGCTCTACAACATCCTTCCTCGCCTGGGGTCTGAAGCCGCGCCGTTGGAGAAAGTCCTGCGCACGGAGTCCAGCAAGTCTGTGCTGAACCAGATCGCGGCGCATCCCGAGATCGCTCGGCAACCCGCCGTCAGCGCCATTTCGCAAAAACTGGAGAAGGGCGGGGTGGTGACCTTCGGCGACCTGGCCGTGCTCAGCAAGCAGATCCCGCAGATCAAGGAACTGAACATCACCGCCACGGCGATGTTTGAAGGGCGTCCGCAGTTGGTCGTGTTCAATGCCGAACTGACCCCCGACATGGACATCGCCCGCGCCGCGCACATCTCCGGCTCGTTCCCGATTGTCTTCAAGCAGATGGGTGAAACCAGCCATCCGTTCCAGGAAAAGGGCGAGCGTACGTTCTTCCAGGATGGCGGCGTCATGCTCAACGTCCCGGTGCCGGAGATGATCAATCGCCAGTTCGCGAGCAGCCCGTTGCGTCAGGCCGATAACCTCATTCTCAAGTTTCCCGAGGAGGCGGCCGCTGAGCGCGGTCCTGGCGCGGGCTCCCTGAATTTGAAGGAATGGCTCGTGGGGGCTCCGCTGGGGGCGCAAGCGGCATTGCAAGAGCGGGGGCTCGCCGCGTTTGAAGACCAGACCGTCGTGGTACCGCTCAAGACCGAGTCGGGCGATTACAGTGGCATGCTCAGCGGAACCTTGAACTTCACCATGCCCGATAACGTCAAGAACGAGCTGCAGTCATTGTTGCAGGACGAAGTCGGCAACCACCTCGATAACCGTTTGCAGGCCCGCGAGGCCCACACGTTTGCGACGATGGAAGGCGCGCTGCTGGCGCTGGACGATGAAATGCTGGCCGGCGTCGCGGCGCAGGACCCGGTGCGCACGGCGGACGTGGTGCAGTTTCGGCGAGCGGCGGCCGAGGCGTTGTCCGAGTTGACGGTGGCCATCGTCTCGGCCGACGAGATGAAGCTGACGGGCGACATGAATTCGGCCTTCGCGCGCCTGGATGCTTTGGCGTCGACCCCGGACCGTCAGGCATGGATGACCAACACGCTGAACAACACGGATAACGTCGATCATCAACGCTTGCTCGGCGCCCTGCGCAACACGCCTGTGGAGTCGCCGGTGTTGAAGGCGGCGGTCGATGAAATGCGCAAGCGCGATGTGGCGGTGATCGCCGACAACATCCGCAAGGAAGTGATTCTGCCGTCCCTCTACCGTGTCGGGCAGCCGGACTCCAACGTGGCGTTGCTGCGTCGTGTCGAGCACAGCCTGATGCGTGCCGCCACCCCGGCCCAGATCAATCAGGCGCTGGACGACCTTGCCGACAACTATGGCGCCCGTAACAAACCCTGGAGCAAGCCGGTGAGCTCCACCACTATCGAGATGGCCAAGGCCTGGCGAATCACGGAGTAA
- a CDS encoding HrpE/YscL family type III secretion apparatus protein, which yields MLPFIEIKASEVRLAPDQVLLRSADYQDYLTAGELVEVARKRAEEIEQAAHDVYEQQKALGWQAGIEEARKRQATLIQETLLQCHQYYREVEQQMGDVVLQAVRKILQHYDNIELTLQVTQQALSLVSNQKQVILHVQPDQVLEVREQISRVLKDFPEVGYVEVIADARLDQGGCILETEIGIIDASVDGQLGALEAALKQTWMQGGRASAPLIGSAIEEQSLEVLN from the coding sequence ATGCTTCCATTTATTGAAATAAAAGCCTCTGAAGTCCGACTGGCACCGGATCAGGTCCTGCTGCGCAGTGCCGATTATCAGGACTATCTGACAGCGGGAGAACTGGTCGAAGTGGCCCGCAAGCGTGCCGAAGAAATCGAGCAGGCGGCCCACGACGTCTACGAGCAACAGAAGGCGCTGGGCTGGCAGGCCGGCATCGAAGAGGCGCGCAAGCGTCAGGCCACGTTGATTCAGGAGACGCTGTTGCAGTGTCATCAGTACTACCGCGAGGTCGAGCAGCAGATGGGCGACGTGGTGCTGCAAGCGGTGCGCAAAATCCTCCAGCACTACGACAACATCGAGCTGACGTTACAGGTGACGCAACAGGCGCTGTCGTTGGTCAGCAACCAGAAGCAGGTGATCCTGCACGTGCAGCCGGATCAGGTGCTTGAGGTGCGCGAGCAGATTTCCAGGGTGCTCAAGGACTTCCCGGAGGTGGGCTATGTCGAGGTTATCGCCGACGCGCGGCTGGACCAGGGCGGCTGCATCCTGGAAACCGAGATCGGCATCATCGACGCGAGTGTCGACGGCCAGCTGGGTGCCCTGGAAGCGGCCTTGAAGCAAACGTGGATGCAGGGCGGCCGAGCTTCTGCGCCATTGATTGGCAGCGCAATCGAGGAGCAATCGCTTGAAGTTCTAAATTGA
- a CDS encoding Yop proteins translocation protein K produces the protein MTLLLTPYQLRFCPARYIHPTHVPPSLTGLADTLGHWRRHSGINAWLLAECKLDIEYELPPTLGGLAFFEQAALEKTLGYLGALLHGHAIRQVLDATNLRRVHAAIGEAGHRYCLEQLELIIGAWPDGWQQPLPEGELGDCLRQRALAFWLLACGDVPPGFARRLALRLTHSESRLSEPPVQWTVSSSQRPLAQALCLKIARQVSPQCFHLLK, from the coding sequence ATGACGTTGTTGCTGACGCCGTACCAATTGAGGTTTTGCCCGGCCCGTTACATTCACCCCACGCACGTCCCGCCCTCGCTGACGGGGCTGGCCGACACGCTTGGCCATTGGCGTCGGCACAGCGGGATCAATGCCTGGTTGTTGGCTGAGTGCAAGCTGGACATCGAGTATGAGTTGCCACCGACACTCGGTGGCCTGGCGTTCTTTGAGCAGGCCGCGCTGGAGAAGACACTCGGTTATCTGGGCGCGCTGCTGCATGGCCACGCCATTCGCCAGGTGCTGGACGCAACAAACCTGCGACGGGTTCACGCCGCGATTGGCGAGGCCGGGCATCGTTACTGCCTGGAACAACTGGAGCTGATCATCGGCGCCTGGCCGGACGGCTGGCAGCAACCGTTGCCTGAAGGTGAGCTCGGTGACTGCTTGCGCCAACGCGCACTGGCGTTCTGGCTGCTGGCCTGCGGTGACGTGCCGCCAGGGTTTGCCCGCCGCCTCGCCTTGCGCCTGACGCATTCCGAATCCCGGCTATCCGAGCCTCCGGTGCAGTGGACGGTGAGCAGCAGCCAGCGCCCATTGGCCCAGGCGTTGTGCCTGAAAATCGCCCGACAAGTGAGCCCGCAATGCTTCCATTTATTGAAATAA
- the sctJ gene encoding type III secretion system inner membrane ring lipoprotein SctJ produces MRCCVKRLNRILMLLTVLLLAGCKVELYAGISQKEGNEMLALLRTEGIWAAKQPDKDGKIKLLVEESDIAEAIDALKRKGYPRESFSTLKDVFPKEGLISSPVEERARLNYAKAQEISRTLSEIDGVLVARVHVVLPEDRDGLGKKSSPASASVFIKHAADIQLDAYIPQIKQLVNNGIEGLSYDRISVVLVPSADVRQVPLAPRYDTVFSIQVTEESRSRLLGLFGLLIALLLVSNLGQYLWQRSRLS; encoded by the coding sequence ATAAGGTGTTGCGTGAAGAGACTCAATCGAATCCTGATGTTGTTGACCGTGTTGCTGCTCGCCGGTTGCAAGGTCGAACTCTATGCCGGCATCAGCCAGAAAGAAGGCAACGAAATGCTCGCGTTGCTGCGCACCGAAGGGATCTGGGCGGCCAAGCAACCCGACAAGGACGGCAAGATCAAGTTGCTGGTCGAGGAGTCCGATATCGCCGAGGCCATTGATGCGCTCAAGCGCAAGGGCTACCCGCGCGAGAGCTTTTCCACGCTCAAGGATGTGTTCCCCAAGGAGGGGTTGATCTCTTCGCCGGTCGAGGAGCGAGCCAGGCTCAATTACGCCAAGGCTCAGGAAATCTCCCGGACCCTGTCGGAAATCGACGGCGTACTGGTGGCCCGGGTGCATGTGGTGTTGCCCGAAGACCGCGACGGTCTGGGCAAGAAGTCTTCGCCAGCCTCGGCGTCGGTGTTTATCAAGCACGCGGCGGACATCCAGCTCGACGCTTACATTCCGCAAATCAAGCAACTGGTGAACAACGGCATCGAAGGCCTGAGTTACGACCGTATCAGCGTGGTGCTGGTGCCTTCGGCCGATGTCCGGCAGGTCCCGCTCGCCCCGCGTTATGACACGGTGTTCTCGATTCAGGTGACAGAAGAATCCCGCAGTCGGTTGCTGGGGTTGTTCGGGTTGCTGATCGCGCTGCTGTTGGTCAGCAACCTCGGCCAGTACTTGTGGCAGCGCAGCAGGCTTTCGTGA
- the sctI gene encoding type III secretion system inner rod subunit SctI — MDVSQISQAAVTSLDELKAPQASAGQIADFEQAMGKGAESLGGNLLNELGQIKERFSQAKHDLEVELSTPGDDPGSLMQMQWSLMRISMQEELIAKTVGRMSQNVETLMKTQ, encoded by the coding sequence ATGGACGTTAGTCAGATAAGTCAGGCCGCTGTCACCAGTCTCGATGAGCTCAAGGCACCCCAGGCCAGTGCCGGGCAAATCGCCGATTTCGAACAGGCGATGGGCAAGGGCGCCGAGAGCCTGGGGGGCAACCTGCTCAATGAACTCGGACAGATCAAAGAACGTTTTTCCCAGGCCAAGCATGACCTTGAGGTCGAGCTTTCGACCCCCGGCGATGACCCCGGCAGCCTGATGCAGATGCAGTGGTCGTTGATGCGCATCAGCATGCAGGAGGAACTGATAGCCAAGACGGTCGGGCGCATGAGTCAGAACGTCGAAACGCTGATGAAAACCCAATAA
- a CDS encoding YopR family T3SS polymerization control protein has product MNRIDSSPSQLPPRHGLDTQPVAPVEPGQAHAFEAAMKSPPVSSKSAPADAPLQLWLQGADLTTALAGMDPRQQRETVWKWYRQDLPASAEGRRDELRNWLMQGLSDRLLVRFPEQQLGLEQDRLALKDLLREQAPFGKQQETLLLNVLGEIKGVEGSDYLATIVRRELQILIPTNAMIENLMRFTHSPDLES; this is encoded by the coding sequence ATGAACCGGATCGACTCGTCGCCTTCGCAGCTGCCGCCACGCCATGGGCTGGACACACAGCCCGTGGCGCCGGTCGAGCCCGGTCAGGCGCACGCCTTCGAGGCGGCGATGAAAAGCCCACCGGTGTCGTCCAAATCGGCACCCGCCGACGCACCCTTGCAGCTCTGGTTGCAAGGTGCGGACCTGACGACGGCCCTGGCGGGCATGGACCCTCGGCAACAGCGCGAAACCGTCTGGAAATGGTATCGCCAGGACCTGCCGGCCTCGGCCGAGGGGCGTCGTGATGAGCTGCGCAACTGGCTGATGCAAGGCTTGTCGGACCGTTTGCTGGTGCGTTTCCCGGAACAACAGCTGGGGCTTGAGCAGGATCGTCTGGCGCTCAAGGATCTGCTCAGGGAACAGGCACCGTTTGGCAAGCAGCAGGAAACGCTGTTGCTCAACGTGCTGGGCGAGATCAAGGGGGTTGAGGGCAGTGATTACCTGGCGACCATCGTGCGCCGCGAGTTGCAGATCCTGATCCCCACGAACGCAATGATCGAAAACTTGATGCGCTTCACCCACTCACCCGATTTGGAGTCGTGA
- a CDS encoding YscG family type III secretion system chaperone has protein sequence MMDSSLKGLMAELALAGSGHHCHEEAQQIANWLEQVEGQEEAACLIRLSSLMNQGHYQQALALGEGKPWPALAPWLALCEWRLGLGTALDRRLAELAASEDPRLVQFALGMRDPEGP, from the coding sequence ATGATGGACAGTTCATTGAAAGGGCTGATGGCAGAACTAGCCCTGGCCGGTAGCGGCCATCACTGCCACGAAGAAGCCCAGCAGATTGCAAACTGGCTGGAACAGGTCGAGGGGCAGGAGGAAGCCGCGTGCCTGATCCGTCTCTCCAGCCTGATGAACCAGGGGCACTATCAACAGGCACTGGCGCTGGGCGAAGGTAAACCCTGGCCGGCACTTGCGCCGTGGCTGGCGTTGTGTGAGTGGCGGCTGGGGTTGGGCACGGCGCTGGACCGGCGCCTGGCCGAGCTGGCGGCGAGCGAGGACCCTCGGCTGGTGCAGTTCGCCCTCGGCATGCGTGACCCGGAGGGGCCATGA